A genomic region of Lytechinus pictus isolate F3 Inbred chromosome 2, Lp3.0, whole genome shotgun sequence contains the following coding sequences:
- the LOC129278896 gene encoding uncharacterized protein LOC129278896 isoform X4, whose product MLHKRATHPERLKASSLSSMYAATLPETTLPKIQLCNRMTRSAVELGQVSQKEDNSNIQRSATPNSYGSSTRMKQVPLPQVRNSSRTGTSAPRNVKNISISSDRYLGSSKTGRQSSQSSLHKSYPQYDAPSLPKKEQVHRFEEEQTNLYITRTMKRKSEILSHRVDRLYYLCGSGFPVQGRYDVSDVELQKLQDFSRVRNNSRATSGFSSGRSVHSLTESSLLTESRSKRSPLGSPLGSPRCTPVPPNIDLTVEGSGVTHSGDKVKGHAVSNQNQNEGTPQGQMSSRIQDGNTMKEDGKKSSVDSDSHNRKAGDSSENQIAGASRTEDSSEEQHAIPHRTGETEHDEKDRTECEKDSGHEVRQNGKSDGRTDEGGALEEDGQGAALRQLSTGGDGDGDANKECRNGGGTLVGGGGDAAGVSGGLASGDAIKDADDCHGDGDNADGCQGEGDGANGRHGDGQDRDDADGCHGEGEDDVEEIGGGEGGDDALNRLSSSDAIQESDGQLGDEDKGECQDKVHNDGEESVTSKHPVLGERQVESIAPGLKLDKTPCTMKKSDVYLTDFGDPKAPTSSDRDGKPIHSYGREIAQLESKLDKVDTLTQEVDDIGQVTRVNSDASDWGNVSNQDGNYESGVFARARSDEERRKALQRREERKEAKNAVKVEESDAQRVRDKAEKERALKQARKIKFKMEDVYNFISSRQREIFSQKFRELDSDGNGKITLKELTKKMHSTTSKDDIRHLLKVFDLNKDKTVDQREFVTVAALNDKLTGKEVTSEAAPLELNLNRLSVHITAYKEMFDAVDQNGDGRLAMDEIMFIITVSTGIDIAVDKEAVRYIHNTIDKDGNGSIDFVEYLAFIPFFQKIHQQIIGKPVTFDEIEEARRAVKKAMNR is encoded by the exons ATGCTACACAAAAGAG CTACCCACCCGGAGAGGCTGAAGGCATCCTCACTGAGCAGTATGTACGCAGCTACTCTGCCGGAGACGACCCTCCCAAAGATTCAACTCTGTAATAGAATGACTCGCAGTGCTGTTGAGCTTGGACAAGTG TCACAGAAAGAAGATAATTCAAACATTCAAAGATCAGCAACTCCTAATTCATATGG TTCAAGCACCAGGATGAAGCAAGTTCCCCTTCCACAAGTGAGGAATAGCTCACGTACAGGGACCAGCGCACCAAGGAATGTGAAGAATATTTCCATCAGTAGTGATCGATATCTAGGCTCATCAAAGACTGGACGCCAAAGCTCTCAAAG CTCTCTACACAAGTCCTATCCACAGTATGATGCGCCCTCGTTGCCCAAAAAGGAGCAGGTTCATAGATTCGAAGAGGAGCAGACCAACCTATATATCACACGGACGATGAAACGAAAGTCAGAG ATCCTATCTCACCGAGTTGATAGATTGTACTATCTCTGTGGATCAGGGTTCCCGGTGCAGGGCAGGTATGATGTCAGCGATGTTGAATTACAAAAACTACAAGACTTCTCTAGGGTTCGAAACAATAGCAGAGCTACAAG TGGTTTTTCAAGCGGAAGGAGTGTGCATAGTTTGACTGAATCTAGTCTGTTAACAGAAAGCAGG AGTAAGAGATCACCTCTTGGGTCACCGTTAGGATCACCTCGCTGCACACCCGTTCCTCCTAACATTGATCTTACCGTAGAAGGAAGTGGGGTCACTCACTCTGGtgacaaggtcaaaggtcatgcagTGTCAAACCAAAATCAGAATGAAGGGACTCCACAAGGTCAGATGTCTTCCAGAATCCAAG ATGGAAATACAATgaaggaagatgggaagaagaGTTCTGTGGACAGTGACTCCCATAACAGGAAAGCAGGAGACTCGTCTGAGAACCAGATTGCAGGTGCCAGTAGGACGGAGGACTCATCAGAAGAACAACATGCTATCCCTCATAGAACCGGAGAGACAGAACATGATGAGAAAGATAGGACTGAGTGCGAGAAAGATAGTGGACATGAAGTTAGGCAGAATGGAAAGTCGGATGGAAGAACTGATGAAGGAGGAGCATTGGAAGAAGATGGACAAGGAGCAGCCTTGAGGCAGCTTTCAACTGGTGGTGATGGAGACGGTGATGCGAACAAGGAATGCAGAAATGGTGGAGGAACACTTGTAGGAGGAGGCGGGGATGCTGCTGGTGTCTCAGGAGGACTGGCATCTGGTGATGCGATCAAGGATGCAGATGATTGCCATGGAGATGGTGATAATGCAGATGGTTGCCAAGGAGAGGGTGATGGTGCAAATGGTCGCCATGGAGACGGTCAAGATCGTGATGATGCAGATGGTTGCCATGGAGAGGGAGAAGATGACGTTGAAGAGATAGGAGGTGGAGAAGGCGGAGATGATGCCTTGAACAGACTCTCTTCTAGTGATGCCATACAGGAATCGGATGGTCAGCTTGGTGATGAGGATAAAGGAGAATGTCAAGataaagttcacaatgatggagAAGAAAGTGTCACATCAAAg CATCCAGTTCTTGGAGAAAGACAGGTAGAAAG TATTGCTCCAGGATTAAAACTTGATAAGACACCATGCACCATGAAGAAATCAGA TGTATACCTGACCGACTTTGGTGATCCCAAGGCACCAACATCGAGCGATAGAGACGGGAAGCCAATCCACAGCTACGGCCGGGAGATCGCTCAGCTGGAAAGTAAACTAGACAAGGTGGATACCTTGACCCAGGAAGTAGATGACATAGGTCAGGTGACAAGGGTGAATTCTGATGCATCTGATTGGGGGAATGTCAGCAACCAGGATGGGAACTATGAGAGCGGTGTGTTCGCCAGAGCTAGGAGTGACGAGGAGAGGAGGAAGGCTCTGCAGCGGAgggaggaaaggaaagaagcaaAGAATGCGGTTAAGGTGGAAGAGAGTGACGCCCAACGAGTCCGGGATAAAGCAGAAAAGGAAAGAGCTCTCAAACAGGCTAGGAAAATCAAGTTCAAG ATGGAGGATGTGTACAATTTTATCAGTAGCAGACAACGGGAAATCTTCAGCCAGAAGTTTAGGGAGCTGGACTCTGACGGAAATGGGAAGATTACTCTGAAAGAACTCACTAAAAAGATGCATTCCACTACTTCTAAGGATGATATTCGCCATCTACTTAAG GTGTTTGATTTGAACAAGGATAAAACTGTTGACCAGCGTGAGTTTGTGACGGTTGCTGCCCTCAATGACAAACTGACCGGGAAGGAGGTGACATCAGAGGCCGCACCGTTAGAACTGAACTTGAACCGGCTCTCTGTTCATATAACAGCTTACAAG GAAATGTTTGATGCTGTCGATCAGAACGGAGACGGACGTCTGGCGATGGACGAGATCATGTTCATCATCACGGTTTCAACCGGCATCGACATCGCGGTCGACAAGGAGGCCGTCCGTTACATCCACAACACCATAGACAAGGATGGGAATGGCAGCATTGATTTTGTGGAATATCTTGCCTTCATTCCTTTCTTCCAGAAGATCCATCAGCAAATTATCGGAAAGCCTGTCACGTTTGATGAGATTGAAGAGGCAAGGAGAGCTGTGAAAAAGGCTATGAATAGATAG